One window of Populus nigra chromosome 5, ddPopNigr1.1, whole genome shotgun sequence genomic DNA carries:
- the LOC133694932 gene encoding uncharacterized protein LOC133694932, whose translation MLLAVEGGGFFSSSASGYSKGLTLLLLGQKHEDKPMRVTPWNQYQLVDQEPDFDLQLASLKNRLSRGCASFVCFGRASAGLESPSPLKVGPAQQKDVLPDPLVADKGKDLTTELEGDNNAIKVTLRSSLKKTSKSIPVPVEDANQSEPLNDKGSDIPGHTERRKVQWTDVCGSELAEIREFEPSETGGSDDEFENGNERSCSCVIM comes from the exons ATGTTATTGGCAGTGGAAGGAGGAGGGTTCTTCTCTTCTTCGGCTTCTGGGTATAGCAAGGGCTTGACCCTTCTTCTCTTGGGTCAGAAGCACGAAGACAAACCCATGAGAGTTACGCCGTGGAATCAGTACCAGTTGGTGGACCAAGAACCTGACTTTGACCTCCAGCTGGCTTCCTTGAAGAACCGGCTTTCCCGCGGCTGCGCTTCTTTTGTCTGCTTTGGTCGCGCTTCCGCAGGACTTGAATCCCCATCACCTCTCAAAGTAGGCCCTGCCCAACAGAAGGATGTCTTGCCAGATCCTCTTGTTGCTGACAAGGGAAAAGATCTTACAACTGAACTCGAAGGTGATAATAATGCAATAAAAGTTACTCTTAGGAGTAGTTTGAAGAAGACATCAAAAAGTATTCCAGTCCCTGTTGAGGATGCTAATCAGAGCGAGCCATTGAATGACAAAGGTAGTGATATCCCTGGTCATACAGAAAGGAGAAAAGTGCAGTGGACCGATGTTTGTGGGAGTGAGCTTGCTGAAATTAGGGAATTTGAACCAAG TGAAACAGGTGGATCAGATGATGAATTTGAGAATGGAAATGAAAGAAGTTGTTCATGTGTGATTATGTGA
- the LOC133693359 gene encoding protein GIGANTEA-like, translated as MASSSSERWIDGLQFSSLFWPPPQDAQQRKAQITAYVDYFGQCTSEHFPDDISELIRNRYPSKDKRLFDDVLAMFVLHHPEHGHAVVLPIISCIIDGTLVYDRSSPPFASFISLVCPGSENEYSEQWALACGEILRILTHYNRPIYKREQQNNETDRSSSDSHATSSESAEGKSASVPLVQQERKPFRPLSPWITDILLAAPLGIRSDYFRWCSGVMGKYAAGELKPPTTTSSRGSGKHPQLIPSTPRWAVANGAGVILSVCDEEVARYETATLTAAAVPALLLPPPTTALDEHLVAGLPALEPYARLFHRYYAIATPSATQRLLLGLLEAPPSWAPDALDAAVQLVELLRAAEDYASGIRLPRNWMHLHFLRAIGTAMSMRAGIAADAAAALLFRILSQPALLFPPLRQVEGVEVQHEPLGGYISSYRKQIEVPAAEATIEATAQGIASMLCAHGPEVEWRICTIWEAAYGLIPLSSSAVDLPEIIVATPLQPPLLSWNLYIPLLKVLEYLPRGSPSEACLMKIFVATVEAILRRTFPLESSREQTRRTRYFSSLGPASKNLAVAELRTMVHSLFLESCASVELASRLLFVVLTVCVSHEAHSRGSKRPRGEENDLPEDGTEDSQSTSEMRRNMKSRRMKKQGPVAAFDSYVLAAVCALACELQIFPFVSRGGNHSTSKHSETVAKPAKLNGVVSEFQTSINSAIHHTHRILSILEALFSLKPSTIGTSWSYSSNEIVAAAMVAAHVSELFRRSKACMHALSVLMRCKWDNEIYTRASSLYNLIDVHSKAVASIVNKAEPLGAHLHAPVWKDSLVCFDGNKQNRSASTGCFNSGQSSALQSTELVHSETKLKCGRASHSEEGSGSTSGKGIAGLPLDASDLANFLTMHRHIGFNCSAQVLLRSVLPEKQELCFSVVSLLWQKLIASPETQPSAESTSAQQGWRQVVDALCNVVSASPTIAATAVVLQAERELQPWIAKDDDSGQKMWRINQRIVKLIVELMRNHDTPESLVILASASDLLLRATDGMLVDGEACTLPQLELLEATARAVQPVLQWGESGFAVADGLSNLLKCRLPATVRCLSHPSAHVRALSTSVLRDIQHTGSIKPASKLTHRNGTHGPSYQYFRSDVINWQADIEKCLTWEAHSRLATGMPVHHLDTAAKELGCTISI; from the exons GCACAAATTACTGCCTATGTCGACTACTTTGGGCAGTGCACATCGGAACACTTTCCAGATGATATTTCTGAG TTGATTCGCAATCGTTATCCATCAAAGGACAAACGCCTTTTTGATGATGTTTTGG CTATGTTTGTCCTTCATCATCCAGAGCATGGACATGCTGTTGTTCTTCCAATTATTTCATGTATTATAGACGGTACACTAGTTTATGATAGGAGTAGCCCACCATTTGCCTCTTTCATTTCCTTAGTCTGCCCTGGTAGTGAG AATGAATATTCTGAACAATGGGCTCTGGCGTGCGGAGAGATTTTGCGGATTTTAACTCATTACAATCGCCCAATATACAAGAGGGAACAACAGAATAATGAAACAGACAGAAGCAGTAGTGACAGCCACGCTACAAGTAGTGAATCAGCAGAAGGGAAATCCGCCAGCGTGCCTTTGGTACAACAAGAGAGGAAACCTTTCAGGCCTCTGTCTCCCTGGATCACCGATATATTGCTTGCTGCACCTCTGGGTATTAGAAGTGACTACTTTCGTTG GTGCAGTGGTGTTATGGGTAAATATGCTGCGGGAGAGCTCAAACCACCAACAACCA CTTCTTCACGTGGGTCTGGAAAACATCCTCAGCTCATCCCATCAACTCCAAGGTGGGCTGTAGCAAATGGTGCTGGGGTTATTTTAAGTGTGTGTGATGAGGAAGTTGCTCGTTATGAGACTGCTACATTAACTGCAGCTGCTGTTCCTGCACTTTTACTCCCTCCTCCAACAACAGCTTTGGATGAGCATCTAGTTGCTGGCCTCCCTGCTCTTGAGCCATATGCACGTTTATTTCACCG GTACTACGCCATTGCAACTCCAAGTGCCACTCAACGACTTCTTCTTGGACTTCTTGAAGCACCACCATCATGGGCTCCAGATGCACTTGATGCTGCTGTACAACTTGTGGAACTTCTTCGAGCTGCTGAAGATTATGCATCTGGAATAAGG CTTCCCAGGAACTGGATGCATCTGCATTTCTTGCGTGCAATAGGGACTGCAATGTCCATGAGAGCAGGTATAGCAGCTGACGCAGCTGCAGCTTTACTTTTCCGCATTCTCTCACAGCCTGCATTGCTTTTTCCTCCACTAAGGCAAGTTGAAGGGGTGGAAGTTCAACATGAACCTTTGGGTGGTTACATTTCATCCTACAGGAAGCAG ATAGAAGTGCCTGCAGCTGAAGCGACTATTGAAGCAACTGCCCAGGGAATTGCATCCATGCTTTGTGCCCATGGACCTGAGGTTGAATGGAGAATTTGTACCATTTGGGAAGCTGCTTATGGTCTGATTCCTTTAAGTTCCTCAGCAGTTGATCTTCCTGAAATCATAGTTGCAACACCATTGCAACCTCCATTATTGTCATGGAATCTGTATATACCTCTCCTTAAGGTCCTGGAATATCTTCCTCGTGGAAGTCCATCCGAAGCATGCCTCATGAAGATATTTGTTGCCACTGTGGAAGCAATTCTTCGGAGAACATTTCCGCTGGAGTCTTCTAGAGAACAGACCAGAAGAACAAGATATTTTTCTAGCTTAGGGCCTGCCTCCAAAAACCTTGCCGTGGCAGAGCTTCGTACTATGGTCCACTCGCTCTTTCTAGAATCATGTGCCTCTGTAGAGCTTGCATCGCGACTACTATTTGTTGTGTTAACTGTGTGTGTCAGTCATGAAGCTCATTCCCGTGGGAGCAAGAGAccaagaggagaagaaaacgaTCTGCCTGAGGATGGCACAGAGGACTCACAATCAACATCCGAAATGCGAAGAAACATGAAATCTAGAAGGATGAAGAAACAAGGTCCAGTTGcagcatttgattcttatgttCTGGCTGCTGTATGTGCTCTGGCTTGTGAGCTTCAAATATTCCCCTTTGTTTCCAGGGGGGGTAACCATTCAACTTCTAAACATTCAGAGACTGTAGCCAAGCCTGCAAAACTGAATGGAGTTGTTAGTGAGTTCCAAACTAGTATCAACTCTGCAATCCATCATACTCACAGAATTTTATCTATTTTGGAGGCACTTTTTTCTCTAAAACCATCTACTATTGGCACATCTTGGAGTTATAGTTCAAATGAGATAGTAGCTGCAGCTATGGTTGCTGCTCATGTTTCTGAACTATTTAGACGTTCTAAGGCTTGCATGCATGCACTCTCTGTTTTGATGCGATGCAAGTGGGATAATGAAATTTACACCAGGGCATCCTCACTCTATAACCTCATTGATGTTCACAGTAAGGCTGTTGCATCCATAGTTAACAAAGCTGAGCCATTAGGAGCACATTTGCACGCACCAGTGTGGAAAGATTCTCTTGTGTGTTTTGATGGTAACAAGCAAAATAGAAGTGCAAGCACTGGCTGCTTTAATTCAGGGCAATCATCTGCCCTGCAGTCCACAGAATTAGTCCATTCAGAAACTAAACTTAAATGTGGGAGAGCATCACATTCAGAAGAAGGCTCTGGAAGCACTTCGGGAAAAGGTATTGCTGGACTCCCATTGGATGCTTCAGATTTGGCCAATTTCTTAACAATGCACAGGCATATTGGATTCAATTGCAGTGCACAAGTTCTATTGAGATCAGTGCTTCCAGAGAAGCAAGAGTTATGTTTCTCTGTTGTTTCTCTATTGTGGCAAAAGTTAATAGCATCACCCGAAACTCAACCTAGTGCAGAAAGCACTTCTGCTCAACAAGGATGGAGACAG GTTGTTGACGCACTATGCAATGTTGTATCAGCATCGCCAACAATAGCAGCCACAGCAGTTGTTCTTCAG GCGGAGAGGGAATTGCAGCCTTGGATCGCCAAAGATGATGATTCAGGTCAGAAGATGTGGAGAATCAACCAGCGGATTGTCAAGTTGATTGTTGAGCTGATGAGAAATCATGATACCCCAGAATCGTTGGTAATTTTGGCTAGTGCATCAGATCTACTTCTCCGTGCCACAGATGGGATGCTTGTTGATGGAGAAGCTTGCACTTTACCACAGCTTGAG CTACTAGAAGCAACAGCCAGAGCAGTTCAGCCAGTGCTGCAGTGGGGAGAGTCTGGATTTGCAGTTGCGGATGGCCTTTCAAACCTCTTAAAG TGTCGTCTGCCAGCGACTGTACGATGCCTTTCTCATCCAAGTGCTCATGTCCGTGCTCTGAGCACATCTGTTCTCCGTGATATTCAGCATACTGGTTCAATAAAACCCGCTTCTAAACTCACACACAGGAATGGAACCCATGGACCCTCTTATCAATATTTCAGATCAGATGTCATCAACTGGCAAGCTGATATAGAAAAGTGCCTAACATGGGAAGCCCATAGCCGACTCGCGACAGGAATGCCTGTTCATCATCTTGATACTGCCGCCAAGGAGTTAGGCTGTACTATTTCCATTTAA
- the LOC133693530 gene encoding UDP-rhamnose/UDP-galactose transporter 5 isoform X1, producing the protein MAPSSKADKKGAADAGAWMFNVVTSVGIIIVNKALMATYGFSYATTLTGMHFATTTLMTVVLRWLGYIQASHLPFPELLKFVVFANFSIVGMNVSLMWNSVGFYQIAKLSIIPVSCLLEVLFDKIRYSRDTKLSIGVVLLGVGVCTVTDVSVNAKGFIAAFIAVWSTSLQQYYVHYLQRKYSLSSFNLLGHTAPSQAATLLLLGPFLDYWLTNKRIDTYDYNAVSVMFIVLSCIIAVGTNLSQFICIGRFTAVSFQVLGHMKTVLVLIMGFFFFGKDGLNLHVVLGMTITVVGMIWYSNASSKPGGKERRSLSLPTSRQQKQSNLSESNEHDGKV; encoded by the exons ATGGCTCCATCTAGCAAGGCTGATAAAAAGGGAGCTGCCGATGCAGGTGCCTGGATGTTCAATGTTGTCACTTCTGTTGGGATTATCATTGTCAATAAAGCCTTAATGGCTACTTATGGTTTTAGTTACG CCACGACACTAACTGGTATGCATTTTGCTACCACGACCTTGATGACTGTGGTTTTAAGGTGGTTGGGATACATCCAAGCATCTCATCTACCTTTCCCTGAgcttttaaaatttgttgtcTTTGCAAATTTCTCTATTGTTGGAATGAATGTTAGTCTAATGTGGAATTCAGTGGGATTTTATCAG ATTGCAAAGCTGAGTATAATTCCCGTATCCTGCCTGTTGGAAGTGTTGTTTGACAAGATTCGGTACTCACGAGACACAAAGCTGAGTATAGGAGTTGTTCTCTTGGGTGTAGGTGTTTGCACTGTCACTGATGTGAGTGTTAATGCCAAAGGATTCATTGCTGCCTTCATTGCAGTTTGGAGCACTTCTCTGCAACAGTAT TATGTACATTACCTCCAAAGGAAGTATTCACTAAGTTCTTTCAACCTCTTGGGTCACACTGCTCCTTCCCAGGCTGCAACGCTGCTATTATTAGGCCCCTTTTTGGACTACTGGTTGACAAACAAAAGAATCGACACCTATGACTACAATGCAGTCTCTGTG ATGTTTATCGTTCTATCATGCATCATTGCAGTAGGGACCAACTTAAGCCAGTTCATATGCATTGGCAGATTCACCGCTGTGTCCTTTCAAGTACTTGGTCATATGAAGACAGTACTTGTGCTTATCATGGGATTCTTTTTCTTCGGAAAAGATGGTCTTAATCTACATGTGGTTCTGGGCATGACCATAACTGTAGTTGGAATGATTTGGTATAGCAATGCCTCATCTAAGCCTGGAGGAAAGGAGCGCAGGAGCCTCTCTCTTCCTACAAGCAGACagcaaaaacaaagtaatttgtCAGAATCCAATGAACATGATGGTAAAGTCTAG
- the LOC133693530 gene encoding UDP-rhamnose/UDP-galactose transporter 5 isoform X2: MAPSSKADKKGAADAGAWMFNVVTSVGIIIVNKALMATYGFSYATTLTGMHFATTTLMTVVLRWLGYIQASHLPFPELLKFVVFANFSIVGMNVSLMWNSVGFYQIAKLSIIPVSCLLEVLFDKIRYSRDTKLSIGVVLLGVGVCTVTDVSVNAKGFIAAFIAVWSTSLQQYAATLLLLGPFLDYWLTNKRIDTYDYNAVSVMFIVLSCIIAVGTNLSQFICIGRFTAVSFQVLGHMKTVLVLIMGFFFFGKDGLNLHVVLGMTITVVGMIWYSNASSKPGGKERRSLSLPTSRQQKQSNLSESNEHDGKV, encoded by the exons ATGGCTCCATCTAGCAAGGCTGATAAAAAGGGAGCTGCCGATGCAGGTGCCTGGATGTTCAATGTTGTCACTTCTGTTGGGATTATCATTGTCAATAAAGCCTTAATGGCTACTTATGGTTTTAGTTACG CCACGACACTAACTGGTATGCATTTTGCTACCACGACCTTGATGACTGTGGTTTTAAGGTGGTTGGGATACATCCAAGCATCTCATCTACCTTTCCCTGAgcttttaaaatttgttgtcTTTGCAAATTTCTCTATTGTTGGAATGAATGTTAGTCTAATGTGGAATTCAGTGGGATTTTATCAG ATTGCAAAGCTGAGTATAATTCCCGTATCCTGCCTGTTGGAAGTGTTGTTTGACAAGATTCGGTACTCACGAGACACAAAGCTGAGTATAGGAGTTGTTCTCTTGGGTGTAGGTGTTTGCACTGTCACTGATGTGAGTGTTAATGCCAAAGGATTCATTGCTGCCTTCATTGCAGTTTGGAGCACTTCTCTGCAACAGTAT GCTGCAACGCTGCTATTATTAGGCCCCTTTTTGGACTACTGGTTGACAAACAAAAGAATCGACACCTATGACTACAATGCAGTCTCTGTG ATGTTTATCGTTCTATCATGCATCATTGCAGTAGGGACCAACTTAAGCCAGTTCATATGCATTGGCAGATTCACCGCTGTGTCCTTTCAAGTACTTGGTCATATGAAGACAGTACTTGTGCTTATCATGGGATTCTTTTTCTTCGGAAAAGATGGTCTTAATCTACATGTGGTTCTGGGCATGACCATAACTGTAGTTGGAATGATTTGGTATAGCAATGCCTCATCTAAGCCTGGAGGAAAGGAGCGCAGGAGCCTCTCTCTTCCTACAAGCAGACagcaaaaacaaagtaatttgtCAGAATCCAATGAACATGATGGTAAAGTCTAG
- the LOC133693832 gene encoding small ribosomal subunit protein uS13z/uS13y/uS13x, translating to MSLVANEDFQHILRVLNTNVDGKQKIMFALTSIKGIGRRFSNIVCKKADVDMNKRAGELSAAELDNLMTIVANPRQFKIPDWFLNRQKDYKDGKYSQVVSNALDMKLRDDLERLKKIRNHRGLRHYWGLRVRGQHTKTTGRRGKTVGVSKKR from the exons ATG TCTTTGGTGGCTAACGAGGATTTTCAGCACATTCTACGTGTGCTGAACACGAATGTAGATGGTAAACAAAAGATAATGTTTGCTTTGACATCAATCAAAGGTATTGGCAGGCGTTTCTCTAACATTGTCTGCAAGAAGGCCGATGTTGATATGAACAAGAG GGCTGGTGAACTATCTGCAGCCGAGTTGGATAACCTCATGACTATTGTTGCAAATCCTCGCCAGTTCAAAATCCCAGACTGGTTTTTGAATAGGCAGAAGGATTACAAAGACGGGAAGTATTCTCAGGTCGTGTCAAATGCATTGGACATGAAGTTGAGAGATGATTTGGAGCGTTTGAAGAAGATCAG GAACCACCGTGGTCTGAGGCACTACTGGGGTCTTCGTGTCAGGGGGCAGCACACAAAGACTACTGGCCGTCGTGGAAAGACTGTTGGTGTCTCTAAGAAGCGTTGA
- the LOC133695216 gene encoding uncharacterized protein LOC133695216, with the protein MGKKRKSIATSLDEVDRTMYASFCSAANSLSQLYTQSMNHQKLSFQAGERQGLEKLYQWIWRQQEGGSRVATVDIINYIQNELDYCGEEPSMSPRTPHQHQTSQPIPFTNSTFLVSSGSSGLTTTAQGTRSEHSDQQPKNTVFSNALSSPIRRSLQNYHITQGGYCPQGGSPSGNGTRNNEPNFLQHHNRDPNPPSSNDSSMDI; encoded by the exons ATGGGAAAGAAGAGGAAATCCATAGCAACAAGCCTGGACGAGGTGGATCGGACCATGTACGCGTCGTTTTGCAGTGCTGCGAACTCTTTGTCCCAGCTTTATACACAGTCTATGAACCACCAAAAACTCTCCTTCCAAGCCGGTGAACGTCAAGGCCTT GAAAAACTTTATCAATGGATTTGGAGACAACAAGAGGGAGGTTCTCGAGTGGCAACGGTTGATATAATCAATTACATACAG AATGAACTGGACTATTGTGGAGAAGAACCATCAATGTCCCCTAGAACGCCACATCAACATCAGACTTCCCAACCTATTCCATTCACAAATTCCACCTTTCTGGTTTCTTCAGGTTCATCTGGCCTAACCACTACTGCTCAGGGCACTCGTTCTGAACACTCTGATCAACAGCCCAAGAATACAGTTTTCTCAAATGCTTTGTCGAGCCCCATTCGCCGGAGTCTCCAGAACTATCACATTACTCAGGGAGGCTACTGTCCACAAGGTGGCTCACCCTCAGGAAATGGAACCCGCAACAATGAGCCCAACTTTCTTCAACACCATAACAGGGATCCTAATCCTCCCAGTTCCAATGATTCCTCTATGGACATCTAA